The DNA sequence GCCGTCGGACGCGCGCCCATCGCCGCGACGTCGGCGAGGTTGACCGCCGCCGCCTTCCACCCCAGGTCGAATCCGCTCGACCAGGCGAGTCGGAAGTCGGGGCCGTGCACCAGGGTGTCGGTGGTCGCGACGACGGAGCCCGACGGTGCGGCCACGACAGCGGCATCGTCGCCCGGGCCGATCAGCGTGTGCGATGCCTGCGCCGTGCGCGCGAGGATGGCTCGGAGGATCTCCCCCTCCGACAGGTCGCCGAGGCGCGGGTCGTCGGCATCGGGTCGGGAGGGCATGCTGTCAAAGGTAGCCTGGATGCATGCCCACCTCTCGCCGTCTTCTCCTCGTCGCGGGCATGCTGGTCGCCGCAGCCGGCCTCGCCGGATGCTCGACCACCATCCACCTCGAGCCGGCCGACGACGCCGACAACCCGGCGTGCGCCGAGGTCTCGGTTCTCCTGCCCGATGCCGTGGGCGAACTCGACCGGGTGTGGACCGACGCGCAGGCCACGGGCGCCTGGGGCGATCCGACCGTGGTGCTCCGCTGCGGCGTCGAGCCGCCCGCGCCGTCGACCGACGTGTGCACCACGATCGGCGGCGTCGACTGGCTCGTGCTCGACCAGGAGGAGGAGCGGCAGCGTCTCGTCACCTACGGACGGGACCCGGCGATCGAGGTCATCATCCGCCGAGGCTCGGAGATCGACTTCCGGACGGTCGTGGAACAGCTGTCCACGAGCATCCGGGCGGGTCTCGCGCCCGCCACGGCGCGGTGCACCGATCGCGTGCCGACCGAGGACGGCGCAGACGAGAGCACCGACGACGGCTCGACCGAGGGCTGACCGCCGGCCGAGCCGTCGCGCTCAGCGGCGCAGGCCGGCCTCGATCAGCTCGGAGATGAGATCCCCGTAGCTCAGACCCGAGACGACCCAGCACTTGGGGAACATCGAGATCGGAGTGAACCCGGGCAT is a window from the Microbacterium sp. LWO14-1.2 genome containing:
- a CDS encoding DUF3515 family protein → MPTSRRLLLVAGMLVAAAGLAGCSTTIHLEPADDADNPACAEVSVLLPDAVGELDRVWTDAQATGAWGDPTVVLRCGVEPPAPSTDVCTTIGGVDWLVLDQEEERQRLVTYGRDPAIEVIIRRGSEIDFRTVVEQLSTSIRAGLAPATARCTDRVPTEDGADESTDDGSTEG